A DNA window from Flavisolibacter ginsenosidimutans contains the following coding sequences:
- a CDS encoding Gfo/Idh/MocA family protein, translated as MKKFAIVGGTELAKVHAKNIQRKGKLVAVCSTDEWGTEALGIEYSAKAYYSFDEMLATEKEIDIVVVCSAVGFHAEHIIKSLQAGKDVLCESPLCLTKAAAWQIIETEKYCRRRVYLIQTPSFFSPFKRFGNDGWKKNIEKARSFQVDCTMSLPIGFLSGINGQKFPGGGLLYKPFGLVIDLLLSLFGEIKTTEGFLTFPDDKTSDSVEDAGVAVIKMHSGVVGTFHWSTLTTNRRSLTIIIGNNILEIDIEEPELLRMQAHRQYNIATIEGLMARLYKEVYDDLSKALRGKDINFPTAIDGAKTVEAIENIYKALR; from the coding sequence ATGAAAAAATTTGCCATCGTTGGCGGTACAGAGCTTGCAAAGGTTCACGCGAAAAACATTCAACGAAAAGGAAAACTTGTTGCGGTTTGTAGTACGGATGAATGGGGAACCGAAGCCTTGGGAATTGAATACAGCGCCAAAGCTTACTACTCGTTTGATGAGATGCTGGCAACGGAGAAAGAAATTGATATTGTCGTTGTTTGTTCCGCTGTTGGCTTTCATGCAGAACACATCATTAAATCTTTGCAAGCCGGAAAAGACGTGCTGTGCGAAAGCCCGTTGTGTTTAACAAAAGCAGCAGCCTGGCAAATTATCGAAACAGAAAAATATTGCAGGCGAAGGGTGTATTTGATTCAAACACCGAGTTTTTTTTCGCCTTTCAAACGTTTTGGTAACGATGGTTGGAAAAAAAACATTGAAAAGGCTCGAAGTTTTCAGGTTGATTGCACGATGAGTTTACCGATAGGATTTCTTTCAGGTATAAACGGCCAAAAGTTTCCAGGAGGCGGCCTTTTATATAAACCATTTGGTTTAGTCATTGACCTATTGCTTTCGCTTTTTGGTGAGATAAAAACGACCGAAGGCTTCTTAACGTTTCCAGATGATAAAACCTCCGACAGCGTTGAAGACGCCGGTGTTGCGGTTATAAAGATGCACAGCGGAGTTGTTGGAACGTTTCATTGGTCAACGTTAACTACTAATCGCCGAAGCCTAACAATTATCATCGGAAACAATATCTTGGAAATCGATATTGAGGAACCAGAACTACTCCGGATGCAAGCGCATCGCCAGTATAATATTGCCACAATAGAAGGACTCATGGCAAGGCTTTACAAAGAAGTGTACGATGATTTATCAAAAGCTTTGCGCGGCAAGGACATAAACTTTCCGACTGCAATCGACGGCGCCAAAACCGTAGAAGCCATTGAAAACATTTACAAAGCCCTCCGTTGA
- a CDS encoding glycosyltransferase: MKQIYFTVTNDLTYDQRMQRICTSLSNGGYQITLVGRKLKSSVPLQRKPYAQKRLRCFFNKGFLFYSEYNLRLFFFLLAKKMDAVCAIDLDTVLPCYFVSLLRKKKKVYDAHELFCEMKEVVSRPQVHKLWKAVEKFCVPKFAQGYTVNANIRDILKEEYGVHYEVIKNVPLLQEKPPPAQPENFILYQGAVNEGRSFETLIPAFQWINVPFFIYGDGNFLSQAKVLIKENKLEEKIFLKGKAEPGELKKITPHALLGISVFENKGKSNYYSLANRFFDYMHAGVPQLCVDYPAYREINDEYKVAVLTNDLSSPSLAEKINAVIHDEALMDELRQNCIRAREKFNWQAEEKILLQFYQHLFA, translated from the coding sequence TTGAAGCAGATTTATTTCACCGTTACCAACGACCTGACTTATGACCAACGGATGCAGCGAATTTGCACCTCGTTAAGCAATGGGGGTTATCAAATAACGTTGGTCGGCCGAAAGTTGAAGTCTTCGGTTCCGTTGCAACGAAAGCCTTACGCACAAAAACGGCTTCGCTGTTTTTTCAACAAAGGCTTTCTGTTTTACAGCGAATACAACCTGCGGCTTTTCTTTTTTCTACTTGCAAAAAAAATGGACGCCGTTTGCGCCATTGACCTTGACACCGTTTTGCCTTGTTACTTTGTTTCGCTTCTTCGAAAGAAAAAAAAGGTTTACGATGCGCATGAATTGTTCTGCGAAATGAAAGAAGTGGTTAGCCGTCCGCAAGTTCACAAACTTTGGAAGGCCGTTGAAAAATTTTGCGTACCAAAGTTTGCGCAAGGCTACACTGTAAACGCTAACATTCGCGACATTTTGAAAGAAGAATACGGCGTGCATTACGAGGTGATCAAAAACGTGCCGCTGCTGCAAGAAAAACCGCCGCCTGCACAACCAGAAAATTTCATTTTGTACCAGGGCGCGGTTAACGAAGGGCGAAGTTTTGAAACCCTGATTCCCGCTTTTCAGTGGATAAACGTTCCGTTCTTTATTTACGGCGATGGAAATTTTCTATCGCAGGCAAAAGTTCTTATAAAAGAAAACAAGCTGGAAGAAAAAATATTTTTGAAAGGTAAAGCCGAACCGGGTGAATTAAAAAAGATTACGCCGCATGCTTTGCTCGGCATCAGTGTGTTTGAGAACAAAGGCAAAAGCAATTACTATTCACTGGCCAACCGCTTTTTCGATTACATGCACGCCGGCGTGCCGCAGTTGTGTGTTGACTATCCCGCTTATAGGGAAATAAACGATGAATACAAAGTGGCTGTTCTCACAAACGACCTTTCTTCACCATCATTGGCAGAAAAAATAAACGCCGTGATTCACGACGAAGCGCTGATGGATGAACTTCGACAAAATTGTATCCGTGCCCGTGAAAAGTTCAATTGGCAGGCAGAAGAAAAAATTTTGCTTCAATTTTATCAACACTTGTTTGCTTGA
- a CDS encoding glycosyltransferase — protein sequence MTNHLHIVCLDAPSPPDYGGAIDMFYKIKALAQTGKKIILHYFNYNASRSAKGLEEDCEAVYAYKRKSFFNALPLSQPFIVQSRISKDLIARLNKDKHPILLEGLHCSGIVPFLNNPKRVVLRMHNDEAAYYHHLAKTEKNLLKRRYFLQESRLLKTYQKTLDKQISLACLSETDMETFKTAYGFQKTTFIPCFLPWQKLSIKEGKGDYCLYHGNLLVSENEEAALWLMQEVFSKIDVPLVIAGKNISKKLLKAATNYKNIELVNKPTINEIESLVQAAHINVLPSMNNTGVKLKLLNALLNGRHCITNYNGVKGSRIKEGISVEEEPEQWAEQINRLMQRSFTAQDVAARKTVLSLYNNMQNAEKLNALW from the coding sequence TTGACTAATCATTTACACATCGTTTGCCTTGATGCACCCTCGCCACCCGATTACGGCGGCGCTATTGACATGTTCTACAAAATCAAAGCGCTGGCGCAAACGGGCAAAAAAATCATTCTTCATTATTTTAATTACAATGCTTCAAGAAGCGCAAAAGGTCTTGAAGAAGATTGCGAAGCCGTTTACGCCTATAAACGAAAATCCTTTTTTAACGCATTGCCTCTCTCTCAACCCTTCATCGTTCAATCAAGAATCAGCAAGGATTTGATTGCGAGGCTCAACAAAGACAAACACCCAATTTTACTGGAAGGCTTGCATTGTTCGGGCATCGTTCCTTTCCTTAACAATCCTAAACGCGTTGTGTTGCGAATGCACAACGATGAAGCAGCCTATTATCACCATCTTGCCAAAACAGAAAAGAATCTTTTAAAGCGCCGTTACTTCCTGCAAGAAAGCAGGCTGCTGAAAACTTATCAAAAAACACTCGACAAACAAATTTCTCTTGCCTGCCTTTCCGAAACAGACATGGAAACCTTTAAAACAGCCTACGGTTTTCAAAAAACGACTTTCATTCCCTGCTTTCTTCCCTGGCAAAAACTTTCCATCAAAGAAGGAAAAGGCGATTACTGTTTGTATCACGGCAACCTGCTTGTTTCGGAAAACGAAGAAGCGGCGCTCTGGTTAATGCAGGAAGTTTTTAGCAAGATTGATGTGCCGCTTGTAATTGCTGGAAAAAACATTTCAAAAAAACTATTGAAGGCAGCGACTAACTACAAAAATATTGAGTTGGTGAACAAACCAACGATAAACGAAATTGAAAGCCTCGTTCAGGCCGCACACATAAATGTGTTGCCTTCGATGAACAATACCGGCGTGAAATTAAAGCTGCTGAATGCCTTGCTGAACGGACGCCATTGCATCACCAATTACAACGGCGTTAAAGGCAGCCGTATTAAAGAAGGAATTAGCGTTGAAGAAGAACCGGAACAATGGGCAGAGCAAATCAACCGCCTGATGCAACGCTCTTTTACTGCGCAAGACGTTGCTGCTCGAAAAACAGTTTTAAGTCTTTACAACAACATGCAGAATGCGGAAAAACTTAATGCACTATGGTAG
- a CDS encoding cell division ATP-binding protein FtsE has translation MAETIIEIQDANIYQGDNLVLQNVNLQVQKGEFVYLVGKTGTGKSSLLKTMYGELPLKQGQASVVGYDLRKITWKTVPYLRRNLGVVFQDFQLLTDRNVNDNLKFVLRATGWKDEKLMNEKIADVLDKVGLKSKGFKMTYEMSGGEQQRVDIARALLNSPKLILADEPTGNLDPETSDEIMNLLIHIARDYGTSVVMATHDYIVIQKYPARMVKTEAGRVIDNATIVH, from the coding sequence ATGGCGGAAACCATCATTGAGATACAGGACGCAAACATTTACCAGGGCGATAATTTGGTGTTGCAGAACGTAAACCTGCAAGTGCAGAAAGGCGAGTTTGTTTACCTTGTTGGCAAGACGGGAACGGGAAAATCAAGCCTGTTGAAAACGATGTACGGCGAGTTGCCGCTTAAACAGGGACAAGCCAGCGTAGTGGGTTATGATTTGCGAAAAATAACGTGGAAGACCGTGCCTTACCTGCGCCGCAATTTGGGCGTGGTGTTTCAGGATTTTCAATTGCTAACCGACCGCAACGTGAACGACAACCTCAAGTTTGTTTTGCGTGCCACTGGCTGGAAAGATGAAAAACTGATGAACGAAAAAATCGCCGACGTGCTGGACAAAGTGGGATTGAAATCGAAAGGATTTAAAATGACTTACGAGATGAGCGGCGGCGAGCAACAGCGTGTGGACATTGCGCGGGCCTTGCTCAATTCTCCGAAATTAATTTTAGCGGACGAACCTACCGGTAACCTTGATCCAGAAACTTCGGACGAGATCATGAACCTTCTCATACACATTGCGCGGGATTACGGAACATCAGTAGTAATGGCTACGCACGACTACATTGTGATTCAAAAATACCCGGCCCGCATGGTGAAAACCGAAGCCGGCCGTGTGATTGACAACGCTACCATAGTGCATTAA
- a CDS encoding BlaI/MecI/CopY family transcriptional regulator translates to MKTLTKAEEQVMQAVWKVKEGFIRDILEAMPAPKPHQNTVSTILKILVDKEFVGIRVYGRQHHYYPLVTKDAYSKSSIKNLVKGYFGGSFSDAVSFMVKENSLSVEELEILLTQLKKAKK, encoded by the coding sequence ATGAAAACACTCACCAAAGCCGAAGAGCAAGTGATGCAAGCCGTGTGGAAAGTGAAAGAGGGATTCATTCGCGACATACTGGAAGCCATGCCCGCGCCAAAGCCGCACCAGAACACGGTTTCCACCATCCTGAAAATATTGGTTGACAAAGAATTTGTCGGCATCAGGGTATACGGCCGCCAGCACCATTATTACCCGCTTGTAACAAAAGACGCTTACTCCAAATCATCCATAAAAAATTTAGTCAAGGGCTATTTTGGAGGCTCCTTCAGCGATGCCGTTTCGTTTATGGTGAAGGAAAACAGCTTGAGCGTAGAAGAACTGGAAATTTTATTAACCCAGCTTAAAAAAGCAAAAAAATGA
- a CDS encoding M56 family metallopeptidase has product MTVLLSYLLKAVLCSGVLYLYYALALKNKIFHHWNRFYLLAAVVLSLALPLVQIAVFSPEDETNAIRFIKTVQAADDYLQNITVTAHTHSFDTTEWLLAGYATGSLVLLALFAVSLLHIKKLLQTHVVKKLDRINFVNTREPGTPFSFLRYIFWNEDISLQSETGRCIFEHELVHVTEKHTADKLFMQIVLVFFWCNPFFWLMRRELSFVHEFIADKKAVGNRGASAFAAMILQTTFPQQYSSITNSFFQLSIKRRFAMLTKQNNPKLAYAVRIVALPVLALVVFAFTVRTKEGVARTTAPLPLIAFKTDTLPKKEKQIVSVDVNKAKQLLTIYYADGSCETMTEKEATDRGLINNGGYANIQKLPAKKNITKAGIRLEDSSVKPLIVVDGTVVAYTAMSTINPNDIESINVLKGETANAKYGDKGSNGVIEITMKKKQTGAPTAVEVTGKPLQRDLTPVIVEGKPFNNNGSTITQTSTSKNEEVVVVGHPLNHEPLFEQSETPASVDQQVWRNFLEKNMQPIVENMTQNGAKKGKYIANVRFVVEKDGSLSDIQSVNTIGYGADDKIVDMMKSSPKWKPAEQNRKIVCSFHTQPITVVITN; this is encoded by the coding sequence ATGACGGTGCTTCTATCTTATTTGCTAAAAGCGGTTTTGTGCTCCGGCGTGCTGTATTTGTATTACGCCCTGGCCTTAAAAAACAAAATCTTTCATCACTGGAACCGTTTTTATTTGCTCGCCGCCGTTGTTCTTTCATTGGCACTTCCATTGGTCCAAATTGCCGTGTTTTCGCCGGAGGACGAGACTAACGCAATTCGGTTCATCAAAACGGTGCAGGCGGCAGACGATTATCTTCAAAATATTACCGTTACTGCTCACACCCATTCTTTCGACACAACCGAATGGCTGCTGGCTGGATACGCAACCGGAAGTCTTGTACTGCTGGCCCTTTTCGCGGTTTCATTGTTGCACATAAAAAAACTTCTTCAAACGCACGTGGTAAAAAAGCTTGACCGGATAAATTTTGTAAACACCCGCGAACCCGGCACGCCGTTCTCTTTCCTCCGATACATCTTTTGGAACGAAGATATCTCCCTGCAAAGCGAAACGGGGCGCTGCATTTTTGAACACGAGCTTGTACACGTAACCGAAAAACACACGGCTGATAAATTGTTTATGCAAATCGTGTTGGTGTTTTTCTGGTGCAATCCTTTCTTCTGGCTTATGCGCCGCGAATTGAGTTTCGTTCATGAATTTATCGCCGACAAGAAAGCCGTTGGCAATCGCGGCGCAAGCGCCTTCGCTGCAATGATTTTGCAAACAACGTTTCCACAACAATATTCTTCCATCACCAATTCATTCTTTCAATTATCCATTAAACGAAGATTTGCTATGCTGACAAAACAAAACAATCCCAAGCTGGCTTATGCCGTACGCATCGTTGCCCTGCCCGTGTTGGCCCTTGTTGTTTTTGCCTTTACCGTTCGCACAAAAGAAGGAGTAGCAAGAACAACCGCACCGCTTCCGTTGATTGCGTTCAAAACCGACACGCTGCCGAAAAAAGAAAAACAAATCGTATCGGTAGATGTAAACAAAGCAAAGCAATTGCTGACCATTTATTACGCCGATGGAAGTTGCGAAACGATGACGGAGAAGGAAGCGACTGATCGCGGATTGATAAACAACGGCGGATATGCAAACATTCAAAAATTGCCTGCGAAAAAGAACATTACGAAAGCCGGGATACGCTTGGAAGATTCATCGGTCAAGCCTTTAATTGTTGTGGACGGAACCGTGGTGGCATACACCGCAATGTCAACGATCAACCCGAACGACATTGAATCTATAAACGTATTAAAAGGCGAAACGGCAAATGCGAAATACGGCGACAAAGGGTCGAACGGCGTCATAGAAATTACGATGAAGAAAAAACAAACCGGAGCACCCACGGCTGTTGAGGTTACGGGCAAGCCGTTGCAACGAGACTTAACACCAGTAATTGTAGAAGGAAAGCCGTTTAACAATAACGGCAGTACGATCACACAAACAAGTACATCCAAAAACGAGGAAGTGGTGGTTGTGGGTCATCCGTTAAACCATGAACCTTTGTTTGAACAAAGTGAAACGCCGGCATCTGTTGACCAGCAGGTATGGCGCAACTTCCTTGAAAAAAACATGCAGCCCATTGTCGAAAACATGACACAAAACGGCGCAAAAAAAGGCAAGTACATTGCCAACGTTCGCTTTGTGGTAGAGAAAGATGGTTCGCTATCCGATATACAATCGGTAAATACAATAGGCTACGGTGCCGACGATAAAATTGTTGACATGATGAAGTCGTCGCCAAAATGGAAACCTGCGGAACAAAACAGAAAGATCGTTTGCTCGTTTCACACGCAACCCATCACGGTTGTAATAACCAATTAA
- a CDS encoding AIR synthase-related protein, which yields MSLYSKRGVSAQKEEVHAATKNIDKGLYPKAFCKIYEDVLGGDKEWVNVMHADGAGTKSILAYLYWKETGDVSVWRGIAQDAIVMNLDDLLCVGIYKNLLFSSSIDRNKARIPGEVLKVLIEGSQEFFDTMDAHGVDIAFLGGETADVGDVVKTIAVNGTMAARWKKEALVTNKNIKPGNVIVGLASYGKAVYETEYNSGIGSNGLTSARHDVLSKHYAKAFPESFDETLSEEVVYIGSNKLTDAIYVSFRNKEFSTTVGKLILSPTRTFAPVVKQILEENFAVVNGLIHCSGGGQTKCMKYMPEGVHVIKDNLFGPPEIFDLIQKSSGADDKEMYQVFNMGCRLEIYTDEKNADELIGIANDFGIDAQVIGRVEAGKENTLTIEQNGQRILYEF from the coding sequence ATGTCTCTTTACTCCAAACGCGGCGTGTCGGCACAAAAAGAAGAAGTGCACGCCGCCACAAAAAACATTGACAAAGGTCTTTACCCAAAAGCCTTCTGCAAGATTTACGAAGACGTGCTGGGCGGTGACAAAGAGTGGGTGAATGTGATGCACGCCGACGGCGCAGGAACCAAAAGCATTCTGGCTTATTTGTATTGGAAAGAAACGGGCGACGTTTCTGTGTGGCGGGGCATTGCGCAAGACGCCATTGTGATGAACCTCGATGACTTGCTTTGCGTTGGCATCTACAAAAACCTTTTGTTCTCTTCTTCCATTGACCGCAACAAAGCTCGCATTCCCGGTGAAGTGTTGAAGGTCCTGATTGAAGGCTCACAGGAATTCTTTGACACAATGGATGCGCACGGCGTGGACATTGCTTTTTTGGGCGGCGAAACAGCCGACGTAGGCGATGTGGTAAAAACAATTGCCGTGAACGGAACGATGGCCGCACGATGGAAAAAAGAGGCGCTTGTAACGAACAAAAACATAAAACCCGGCAACGTGATTGTGGGTTTAGCAAGCTACGGTAAAGCGGTTTACGAAACTGAGTACAACAGCGGCATCGGTTCAAACGGACTGACATCTGCGCGGCATGATGTACTAAGTAAACATTATGCTAAAGCTTTTCCTGAAAGTTTTGACGAAACCCTTAGCGAAGAGGTAGTTTATATCGGCTCGAACAAGTTGACCGATGCCATATATGTTTCTTTTCGCAACAAAGAATTCTCAACAACGGTTGGCAAGTTGATTCTTTCGCCCACGCGAACCTTTGCGCCGGTGGTGAAGCAAATTCTGGAAGAAAATTTTGCTGTTGTTAACGGCTTGATCCATTGCAGCGGCGGCGGACAAACAAAGTGCATGAAATACATGCCGGAAGGTGTGCATGTCATCAAAGACAATTTGTTTGGTCCGCCCGAAATCTTTGACTTGATTCAAAAAAGCAGTGGCGCTGATGACAAAGAAATGTACCAGGTGTTCAACATGGGCTGCCGTCTGGAAATTTATACAGACGAGAAAAATGCCGACGAACTCATCGGCATTGCAAACGATTTCGGAATAGATGCGCAAGTGATTGGAAGGGTAGAAGCCGGGAAAGAAAATACGTTAACCATTGAGCAAAACGGTCAACGCATTTTGTATGAATTTTAA
- a CDS encoding bifunctional riboflavin kinase/FAD synthetase, which produces MQVHRSIENLPLFKNAVITIGSFDGVHLGHQKIIAALCDEAKKVNGETVIITFHPHPRKIVQPDKPLQLLNTLDEKIWLLENAGIGHLIVVPFTQEFSEQSADDYIEHFLIRNFGPACIIIGYDHRFGKGRTGNYKLLEKRAAEFNYRLVEIPQHLLNEIEVSSTKIRTAILESDVATANRLLGYSFFFEGEVVQGDKLGRTLGYPTANLLYTDADKIHLGHGVYAVYADVIGERKKGMMSIGTRPTLNKSEEKVEVNLFDFDQIIYGETMRVTVEHFLRGQEKYPSLDVMVEQLHKDKGKSLRLL; this is translated from the coding sequence ATGCAGGTTCACCGCAGCATTGAAAATCTTCCGTTGTTTAAAAATGCAGTCATAACAATTGGCTCGTTCGACGGCGTTCACCTGGGCCATCAAAAAATTATTGCGGCGCTTTGCGACGAAGCAAAAAAAGTGAACGGCGAAACCGTCATCATTACTTTTCATCCGCACCCTCGAAAAATTGTACAGCCCGACAAGCCTTTGCAATTGCTCAACACACTTGATGAAAAAATTTGGTTGTTGGAAAACGCGGGTATTGGTCACTTGATTGTTGTGCCTTTCACACAAGAATTTTCCGAACAAAGTGCTGATGACTACATCGAACATTTCCTCATCAGAAACTTTGGGCCTGCTTGCATCATCATCGGCTACGATCATCGTTTTGGAAAGGGCCGCACAGGCAATTACAAGCTACTGGAAAAAAGAGCCGCGGAATTCAATTACCGTCTTGTTGAAATTCCGCAGCATTTGCTAAACGAAATTGAAGTCAGCTCAACAAAAATTCGCACCGCCATTTTGGAAAGCGATGTCGCCACAGCGAATCGTCTTTTGGGCTATTCTTTCTTTTTTGAAGGCGAGGTTGTGCAGGGCGATAAACTCGGAAGAACGCTTGGCTATCCAACCGCCAATTTGCTTTATACCGATGCGGATAAAATTCATCTGGGTCACGGCGTGTATGCCGTTTATGCCGATGTAATTGGAGAACGAAAAAAGGGGATGATGAGCATTGGCACGCGGCCCACGTTGAACAAGAGCGAAGAAAAAGTAGAAGTCAATCTTTTTGATTTTGACCAAATCATTTACGGCGAAACAATGCGTGTGACGGTTGAACATTTTCTTCGCGGGCAGGAAAAATATCCTTCGCTTGATGTGATGGTAGAACAACTGCACAAAGACAAGGGAAAAAGCCTCCGGCTCTTATAA